TCTGGGAGGCAGCTCGAGGCAGCCAGCCTGCGGCTCTGGCATAGAAAGAGGATTCGGGGCTTTTGTTTTGGGGCTGGGGGCTGTCTGTGGGGCCTCCTCTGCGGCGTTACAAGGCAGAGCTCCGTTGGAGATCTCCTCCTCATGCTGAGGTCGCTGGGGGGCTCCGTTGGGTGCCTGAGAGTGGCGTTCGTTCACAGCGCCGCCGCCGTTGGTCAGCTGCCCCATGTGGTCCCTCTTGAGGCCCGGATCGCAGGCGGAGTTGTGGACCACCTTGCGGGAGCCGGACTCCTGCTTGATGGTGAGCCTGAGAGCGCCGCGGGAGCTGGAGCGGTACGTCTTCAGTCCTGGGGGGCGGTCAGACAGTCTGGTCCAggctggtggagaggaggggctGCCAGAGGAGCACAGGTGGGAGGGACCGGAGGAGTGGGCGCCATGGGGGGAAGACGCTGATGTAGCCAAGGCCATCATAAACGACTCTGGAAGAAATGAGGGTGATATTTCAAAAAGCCGTCCTGTCCTATTTTTGCATCATTATTTCAGATCATATATTAGTTcccggcagcagcagctgaggctgacatttAACAGTTTTCAAGAGCTTCCTTCCCCTTTTCCAACTTTTTTAATTAACATAACAACCCCGCTTTAATTCGCTCTTAACTTCTCACATGTAATTTTCTCGTCATCATGCGGAGTCTTTCTCAGCACGACCCCGCTCCACATTTACACAGCTTAattacacattcacacctgggagctgctCTGGAGCAAATATGGAGGTTAAGTGCGGCGCTCGGAGGAACGGCGGAATTAGTTcgtgagaagaagaaaaaaaagtgtcactGATTCACTTTCCCCGTTTCTGTCCTGGGATTTGAAGCGCCGTCAAAACACTGGCAGCCACTcacattaatgcacacacacacacacacacacacacacacgcgtaatAAAgtaggtgatgatgatgatggttgtGCCTCCTGCTGGGACACTGACCTGGGTCTCTGCGGACTCTCCGTCTGTCCTCCGCTAAGGCGCATCGCTCAGCCTGGAGGAAGAGACGCTCCAGCATCACCATCTCCGCCGACGGACTCTCCTGCTGTGGAAACCAGTTCACGTCACgtcacaaacacagctgagaaatCTGTGATGAAGGAGGCCTCACAGACGGAAGGAGCTCACGGACTGAACTCCTCAGGAGGACAGCTGATGTGGTTGaaggtgtgaggacagagggcGGTCTTACCTGGGTCTCTCTAACCAGTAGCTGCCTGTATTTGTTGACCATGTCCTTGGTGCGTTTCAGCAGGAAACCGGACACGGTGTCGAACTCCTGGTCCActgtgaagacaaacacatcagagtCACGTTGAATGAACACACGATCTGTCATATACCAGAGGTGGACGCCTTGATGAGCGCCATGTTTAATTCAAAGCTGGATGTTTGCTGTATCATGCGTGGTTTAATAGTTATCCCAACTTAAATCGCCAGCTGCTGCCACTTTGCTTTAGATCTGCAGCAGATGGCTCATTTTGGATCCTCAGCTGGTGGCATTCGGCCAGCGTGGATCGTCATCATCGGCCGAAGCTCGCTCACCTAAATTGAAGTCATCCTGAGTGGGCAGGTGACCGGCGCAGGTGTGGTACGGCAGCAGGCGTCTGACGGCGTCCTTCAGCGTGGAAAAGGCCGGGCCGGTGAAGGGGGTCTGGACCGCGCTGTGGTCCAGACAAATCTGCTGCTGGAACCTAAAGAACACAAGAAAGCAGCGGCGTAAGCCTGCAGACTACAGACTGCTGAAGTAATTAAACTGTAAGTTACTCTGTTACTGTCTGATGTAATCCAACAGTCAAAGGTTTGCATCTACTGTTATCAGCGTGGTGCGTTCAATGTCGGAAAGTAGGTAAAGCTGATGAAAGTAGTGCTAGTAGTATCAGTAGAGTTACTTAAAGCGGTACTGGTAGTATGTAATAGTGGAAGTAGCAATACTCATGGTACTAACTAGAAGCAGTTATGACCAAATTAGCGAATTAAGGCATTTGTGTGATTGGTGAGCACAGCGTGAACTACAAAAATAAGGCACTGAAACTAGATTTTGAGATGAGACGGGGCTACAAAATGACTTGATTTTCCAGGACCAGCTGATATTGTACTTTTTCAAGTAATCACATTACCAAAAAGCAAGCGACACGCTTCATTGTGTCTAGTTGGTTATCCAGCCTGTGCAGTCATGCTGCTTGTATCAGAAGCGTAGCTGTTATCAATGTACAGGCAGTGTGAGCggctgtagcagcagcagtaaaaggAGTCTCAGAAGACTCGGATttgaaaaaatgactgaaggaTCAGACCTAATCCACACCTGTGAAACCAGCCAACTGTTCCTAAACGACTGAATTAACTGGCTGATTATTACTGAGGTACGAAGGCGTCTTTGCAGTACGTCGCATTCAGCAGTGTGACAGGTGGGATCCTGAATAAGCCGTCAGGTTGACGAAGAATCATTCCTCCTTCCATCCTTCATTTTCACTCCGTCTCGTTCTCATTCAGGAAATTTCTTTTGCCGTACGATTGCTTTAAGCTCAGTGAAGGACAGCGGCCTGTTCCTTCCTGGCTGTGGCACAGAGCCACGTTTCCTGTTTCAGACCATCGGCCCGGCTTGCCGCTCTCTTACCTGTGCCTGCGCATTGCTGGTGTGAGCCTctcctcagtctgctgctccaGAGGACCCGCCAGCTGGCAGCCGCACAACATTTCGAATGAGATCAAAGGATGCAGACAGGGGTGCATTTTGAAGTCATTAATAATACGTTTGCAGCATTTAACAAATAATCATTTCAAAGGCTGCCGTCTCCGCTCCAAGACCGGAGCCAGATCGGTTTAACCCACAGAGGAAATTACTTTGGCTCATTACACAAACTGTGATATCCGTTATTCTCGgcctaaaacaaacacacaatataaTCAGAGCTGAGAGGGTTAGTTAATTAATCAGTGAGTGGGTCGACAGGAAGTTCATTTGAtcatctttgtctttgtaaaataaaattggccaaaaatgacCAGGTGtcagcttctaaaatgtgagtatttgctgGTCTGAGTAGGATCATAAAATGGATGGATATGAGCAATTTTGAGAATTTTATAGACCGAGCAACTTATTAattgaagctgattgagaaaataattgacaCTCATTAAACACAGCCTTAAATATGATTTAATGGAGTATTAAACTCATATACTTATATTAGATTCTGTTATTTTTCAATTACATTGGACATTTGGCAGTTTCTTCCAACATTCATTACTAGGTAAGAATTGAATTATTGTATTTCTTAAATGAACCGGACGTGAAGTGAAGGGGTCTTGTTCTCACCTTGGTGCCGGTCTGCTGGCTCGTCTGGATGGGGGCGCTCTCTCTGGGAGCTGGGGGCCCGTGAGCCTGGACTCCCTGGGCCACAGGAGAGGGTGGATGGACATCGAGAGTAAACGCTTTACTCTCCACGACCAAGGCAGCTGTTGGCTCTGGAAGTGAACACAGCGATGacagaggtgatgatgatgatgatgatggcagacCATAGTGATCATGGTGGTGATTACAGTGATGGTGAAGGGTGAGTGCGGTGATGAGGTGGGAATCGCTCGCTCTGTGTTGGATTTTTAACGAAActcactgttttgtgtgtgctgttgggCAGCAGAGTCGTCTTCTCCTTTGGAGAGACCAGCAGCTGTGGgatcaggctgctgctgaggcacCGAGACGCCGACACGCACAGGAGACGGACTGCTGTGGACCGAGGACTGAGGCTGGGGAGCTGAGGCCTGGGCCTGGAGCTGGGGCTGGGGAACAGATGACTGGATCTGTACCTGGCTCTGGGCAAATAAGGCCTGTGAGACCTGGAGCTGATGAGAGACCTGGTACTGGACTTGGGGCTCGACGCGAGGCTGGGGAGCTGTGACCGGGGCCACTGAACTCTCAATCTGGGGCCCGGCCGGAGGGGAGAAACTCGTCGGAGCCGGTCCCTCTGCGTCCTGAACGGGAGGGGAGGAGCAGATCAGCGGCgtctcctctggctctgagTGAAGAGGAGAAGCCTCAGCACGCTGGTCAGGCATCCCAGCGCGGGTGTCCTGTCCAGAGACTGCGTGGGTCTGTGGCTGGGCCTCGCCCTCATTGGTGACCGGGGAGGCGAGCGACTCCATCGGCACCACCGGCAGCGCTCCGACCAACAAATCGGACGCGATAGGAGAAGTAAGTGCTTGCTGTGGGAGAAATGATGAAGAAAGAGCTGCTGTTAGATGGATCTTCTGATCCACTTTCAAACCCAAATTAAAAACTCCCccgtttttctgtctttaactTGATAAATTTGTCGACTGcactttcatttcctttattAAATTTGGGACAACTTGCAGCATTATTGCACCATAACTGCACTGAAACATGACTTTATTTAAACTTTATTCTACTTGAACcaattttattttcctcttcattgCATTTTAAAACGTCGTTCTAATGACTTTTGTGCAGCTTTTGCATTGATTTATGAATTTAGCATCACTATTTTCACAGGAATATTTTTCCTGATGCCAAAATCATcccaaaaataagaaaatgttaaCTGTTTTTAACTGCAATGCGTCATGTTAGAGACAATGTCTCACATACATGAAATTAATAGCACTGATGATGCTCTCCCTCAGCTTTaaagtgaagctgctgcttggtctggtatgacccTGCGATGATGCTAACGCTAGCAAACTTTAGATTTCTGTATCAGATGGCCGACTTTGTGGTTCTTCTCCGTTTGAAATTCTTTCACTCAACAATCCAGCGAACTGGATAAATGTTGAGAAATTAAAGGCCATTCGGTGTTTTCCTTTAAACTGGCTGCTGTTTAGTGAAAGTTGATTCGCCTTAAATCACAGTTTGGTCGGGATCTTTGAGCCAACTGCCGCCGACAGTTGGTTTCAGCTGAACGTTCTGTTGCTAGTGGCAACCACTGCTGGCAGGGTTCTACAGCAGTTTAACTGACATTGTTACGTCGGCCATTTTGTCAGATCTGTGACTGTCTTCTGTCCAAATGTCCTGATCAGAGCTTTGTCAGCGGGTGCTCGTTATCGTAGCTGTTCTATGATTGTTGATTCCTTATTCATCcagtggaatgtaactaagtacatttactcaagtgctgtacttcaGTGTAATTTTGAAGTACTAGTtcttcacttgagtatttctattttatgctactttgtACTGCTAGTACTGTGCAACATTTTGGAGGCagatgtactttttactctttttactttttactcacTTTCTACTAGTTACTAGTTATTTTAGAGATTTATTTTATCAATGATGATAGTGATGATTGATATAAATCAACTGTTATTATGATACGAtcaatctgatctgatctgaatacttcttcaaCAATTTAATTTAGAAGCTCTGACCTGTTGCAGATGTTGCATAAAGGCCTCGTTCTGACTCATCGAGTGGGTCACCTCTTCCACTACCTGGGTCATGTCTGTTGGGGCCATCAGAAGTTTAGGGATCTCCACAGCTGGATCGGGGGCCAGAGGTGGTtcaggaggaggctgcaggacTGTAACTacagggggagaggaggactgTAGTCCTGCAGAGGTGGGCTGCACCGACACATGCTGGAGAACATGTCCATAGGGCTGCAGCaagagacagaacacacaccagAGCTAGttaaaacagaatttaagaCTGAACTACATTTGCAAGTTATAGCTATTTAACCACAAATCCAGTATATTCTATGTCTTATTTGTACATACATGCTACAACACAGTTTTAGTCTGTAACACAAAACAAGGCCAGAACCATTATCCCTCTTAAACCATGCTCACTTGCCAAAGAAAAAATTAGAACCATAAATTCATATTTTCCTGCATTTGATAATCCAAATCTAAAGTTTTTCACAAGCCATATGTTTCCTGGTAACACCCGAGGGTCTGACTGATACCTGGAACAATTGCTACCACCCCACAAGGCTCTTACACAATGGAAGCCTTCACTACTCCAGCAAATAGGACGAACCTCAGACACATATATTGCTAATCTGCTCATTTTATAGAATCCTTTGGCTCACCTATGAGCCAGAAAGCTAACGTTATGCTAGCAGGATTGAAAGTCAATAACAATGGTTTGTTACTATGGTTTTAGATACAGGCTGATGCAATTTATCCAGCAAATTAATTTAGATCCATATCACCTGCCTCTGAGACAGAGGTAGCAGCTCACCTGTGGTAGGTGGTGGAACGTCTCCTCTGAGCTGGTCCTCTCCTCCTGAATGGCTCTTTCTGGCAGCAGCACCACGGAGGCCTGCTGGAGGCTCAGCTGTCCCTCTGCCACTCCTGTCTGAGGAGCCGGGGCCTGGGCAGCAAAAGGCAGCCCCTGAACTACTGAGGGGCCATTAACGATCGAGATGGAAGTGAGATCCGGGGGAAGCACCCCTGAACTGTTGATCAAGGTAATGTGGTTTCCAAGAGCGGGACTGTGGACCAGGGTGGTTCGCTGCCCCTGTCCTCCTGGAGTGTAGGTTCCAGCCAGCTGTGCTGGCATCTGGAAGACAGTAGGGGGCGCTGACTGTAGCTGCAAAGGTCCTGAAAGCACAGTGGCCTGGCGGAGCGCTAGCTGCCCTGTGGGGGTGGTGAAGACAGGGCTGAAGTTCAGCTGTCTTTGGGGCACAGTTAGGATCTGAGAGCCATCTACGAGCTGCCCAGTGGAGGGAGTCAGGCTGTGGACCGACGGGCCTTGGTGGCTGGGGGTCAGCAGTGGTCGAGCTGCACTGGCAGGCTGGGAGATTGTAACAGGGCACTGGCCTGGAAGAAGGAACTGGTTTTGGCCTTGGAAGAGTCCCTGAGGCTGGAGCACAAAGGAGCCGCCCTGGTTGACCAGCTGCAGGCTCACTGGTTTGGGGAGCTGCTGGGTAGCCTGCGGCGGTGGAGCTGCAGGCTTTTGGGTCGGAGGTTGGGAGAGTAAAATATTTGGTGAGGCAGTCCCAGGGACAAACGTAAGACCTGGAGTGTGTTTTTGCCCAGGGGGCTTGGGGCTAATTTGAACCAGCCTGGGCTGAATGCTGATAGGCAGCTTGGGTTGGATGGGAAGAGGGGCGCGCTGCAGGACGATGcccggtgctgctgctgctgctgctctcagggTTGGGGTGATAAGAGGACGACTGGTGACACTGGGAACAGCCTTGTGGATGATCATACTGGATCCTTGGGCAGGACTCAGGGAGAAGGAGGTctctggagaagcagcagggaaCACGTTTCCAGGCAGGAGCCCCATCAGCTGAGGAGGGGCAGCAGGTTTTAGAGAAGGGCAGCCCGGGCCGACAGCCAGGAGGGAGGGCTGAGGAGGCTCCACTGCTGCCTGGGTGTCTCTGGGCAACGCCGGGGTGACAGGCAAGGTCACAGACTTGGGTACGAATGGTACAgtgggtggagagaggaggggggcagGTGAGTACAGGGACAAGTTGTCCCCAGGTTGGGCCAGACCTGCCTCCAGAGCCATTGTCTGCTCTGTGATCTCAGCCTCCTGCAGGCTCTGCTGGAGGATGTCACATgccacctctgcctcctccgcctcctccactTCTCCCTTCTTTGCCTCAAATCCAGCCTCCACAGGTGTCCCACCCTGCACCACCTGTGGGTCTTCCGCACCCTCCGGCGATGACAAGAGGGCCTCCTCCAGGAAGGACAGATCCACACACCCAGGTGGAGGTGTGCCTGGGGAATCCCTTCCATCCCCCAGCAGAGAGACGGGGCTctggaggaggaaacagtgggagacagacagagaggcagaggcagcagagagaaggaaaataaGGGGAGAATTGTGTGATTAGCAGGAGTTAACAGGAAGCAGTTTCAGGCGCagacggagagaaaaaaaatcattctcCTGGGGAAAATGCTGGTTGTTGTGACGCTGCTGGCTGTGGATCCAGACACTCACCGGGGCATCTGTGAAGAGGGAGGGCTCCCCAGAGGAGGAGTTAATGAGCAGgtcttcagtctgcagctggTGGGATGAAATGAGACGATTTTAGGCCGGGCCCGCAAAGTCGTGGTGAGAAACGCACTCAGTATTACATTACGACTCCCCATCACAGTCAGCCCTCCTCCACACATCTCGCACGACCGTGTGCCAAGAAATATTCCCATCTCGCATTTATCATTTGCACTATTGATTTTCTTATTTGAGTCCCTCTCTATTTAAGACTCTTTTGTTACCTCATTGGTCCCATGAAGGAAGTCGTTCAGGGCTTGGGGGTCACTGCGAAGACGAGAAGACGGCGGCGATTAGAACAGCGATCAAAATCAGTTGGTTTTGGTGAATCAAACAGAGGCCTCTCGACATTCAAGCATTAGCAAAGCATTGCCATTTTTATCC
This window of the Chaetodon auriga isolate fChaAug3 chromosome 14, fChaAug3.hap1, whole genome shotgun sequence genome carries:
- the LOC143332135 gene encoding BRD4-interacting chromatin-remodeling complex-associated protein isoform X2 produces the protein MEDEDGTCLLDVLCDPQALNDFLHGTNELQTEDLLINSSSGEPSLFTDAPSPVSLLGDGRDSPGTPPPGCVDLSFLEEALLSSPEGAEDPQVVQGGTPVEAGFEAKKGEVEEAEEAEVACDILQQSLQEAEITEQTMALEAGLAQPGDNLSLYSPAPLLSPPTVPFVPKSVTLPVTPALPRDTQAAVEPPQPSLLAVGPGCPSLKPAAPPQLMGLLPGNVFPAASPETSFSLSPAQGSSMIIHKAVPSVTSRPLITPTLRAAAAAAPGIVLQRAPLPIQPKLPISIQPRLVQISPKPPGQKHTPGLTFVPGTASPNILLSQPPTQKPAAPPPQATQQLPKPVSLQLVNQGGSFVLQPQGLFQGQNQFLLPGQCPVTISQPASAARPLLTPSHQGPSVHSLTPSTGQLVDGSQILTVPQRQLNFSPVFTTPTGQLALRQATVLSGPLQLQSAPPTVFQMPAQLAGTYTPGGQGQRTTLVHSPALGNHITLINSSGVLPPDLTSISIVNGPSVVQGLPFAAQAPAPQTGVAEGQLSLQQASVVLLPERAIQEERTSSEETFHHLPQPYGHVLQHVSVQPTSAGLQSSSPPVVTVLQPPPEPPLAPDPAVEIPKLLMAPTDMTQQALTSPIASDLLVGALPVVPMESLASPVTNEGEAQPQTHAVSGQDTRAGMPDQRAEASPLHSEPEETPLICSSPPVQDAEGPAPTSFSPPAGPQIESSVAPVTAPQPRVEPQVQYQVSHQLQVSQALFAQSQVQIQSSVPQPQLQAQASAPQPQSSVHSSPSPVRVGVSVPQQQPDPTAAGLSKGEDDSAAQQHTQNKPTAALVVESKAFTLDVHPPSPVAQGVQAHGPPAPRESAPIQTSQQTGTKLAGPLEQQTEERLTPAMRRHRFQQQICLDHSAVQTPFTGPAFSTLKDAVRRLLPYHTCAGHLPTQDDFNLVDQEFDTVSGFLLKRTKDMVNKYRQLLVRETQQESPSAEMVMLERLFLQAERCALAEDRRRVRRDPESFMMALATSASSPHGAHSSGPSHLCSSGSPSSPPAWTRLSDRPPGLKTYRSSSRGALRLTIKQESGSRKVVHNSACDPGLKRDHMGQLTNGGGAVNERHSQAPNGAPQRPQHEEEISNGALPCNAAEEAPQTAPSPKTKAPNPLSMPEPQAGCLELPPRDVSAPKLKCYRLDASPRPEQRFSPPPPPVQEDNMLSEHLQSAIDSILELQRLQGPSAAQTRATSGPSLDQAVTSILEGHL
- the LOC143332135 gene encoding BRD4-interacting chromatin-remodeling complex-associated protein isoform X1, translated to MEDEDGTCLLDVLCDPQALNDFLHGTNELQTEDLLINSSSGEPSLFTDAPSPVSLLGDGRDSPGTPPPGCVDLSFLEEALLSSPEGAEDPQVVQGGTPVEAGFEAKKGEVEEAEEAEVACDILQQSLQEAEITEQTMALEAGLAQPGDNLSLYSPAPLLSPPTVPFVPKSVTLPVTPALPRDTQAAVEPPQPSLLAVGPGCPSLKPAAPPQLMGLLPGNVFPAASPETSFSLSPAQGSSMIIHKAVPSVTSRPLITPTLRAAAAAAPGIVLQRAPLPIQPKLPISIQPRLVQISPKPPGQKHTPGLTFVPGTASPNILLSQPPTQKPAAPPPQATQQLPKPVSLQLVNQGGSFVLQPQGLFQGQNQFLLPGQCPVTISQPASAARPLLTPSHQGPSVHSLTPSTGQLVDGSQILTVPQRQLNFSPVFTTPTGQLALRQATVLSGPLQLQSAPPTVFQMPAQLAGTYTPGGQGQRTTLVHSPALGNHITLINSSGVLPPDLTSISIVNGPSVVQGLPFAAQAPAPQTGVAEGQLSLQQASVVLLPERAIQEERTSSEETFHHLPQPYGHVLQHVSVQPTSAGLQSSSPPVVTVLQPPPEPPLAPDPAVEIPKLLMAPTDMTQVVEEVTHSMSQNEAFMQHLQQQALTSPIASDLLVGALPVVPMESLASPVTNEGEAQPQTHAVSGQDTRAGMPDQRAEASPLHSEPEETPLICSSPPVQDAEGPAPTSFSPPAGPQIESSVAPVTAPQPRVEPQVQYQVSHQLQVSQALFAQSQVQIQSSVPQPQLQAQASAPQPQSSVHSSPSPVRVGVSVPQQQPDPTAAGLSKGEDDSAAQQHTQNKPTAALVVESKAFTLDVHPPSPVAQGVQAHGPPAPRESAPIQTSQQTGTKLAGPLEQQTEERLTPAMRRHRFQQQICLDHSAVQTPFTGPAFSTLKDAVRRLLPYHTCAGHLPTQDDFNLVDQEFDTVSGFLLKRTKDMVNKYRQLLVRETQQESPSAEMVMLERLFLQAERCALAEDRRRVRRDPESFMMALATSASSPHGAHSSGPSHLCSSGSPSSPPAWTRLSDRPPGLKTYRSSSRGALRLTIKQESGSRKVVHNSACDPGLKRDHMGQLTNGGGAVNERHSQAPNGAPQRPQHEEEISNGALPCNAAEEAPQTAPSPKTKAPNPLSMPEPQAGCLELPPRDVSAPKLKCYRLDASPRPEQRFSPPPPPVQEDNMLSEHLQSAIDSILELQRLQGPSAAQTRATSGPSLDQAVTSILEGHL